A window of the Deltaproteobacteria bacterium genome harbors these coding sequences:
- a CDS encoding copper chaperone PCu(A)C has protein sequence MFKLSLSFISILVFVFLMASNGIAGDIEIKMAWTRETPPNAPTGAAYMTIANHGTADDRLIETESNISERTELHMGYMEQGMMKMRKLNSIDMPAGKTVELKPGGYHVMFIGPKKQLTAGEEIHIVLKSETAGIIKVTAPVKKSDNEAGTMKMR, from the coding sequence ATGTTTAAACTAAGTTTATCTTTTATTAGCATTTTAGTTTTTGTGTTTCTTATGGCATCTAATGGAATTGCAGGGGACATAGAGATTAAAATGGCATGGACAAGAGAAACACCGCCAAATGCGCCTACAGGCGCTGCATATATGACAATTGCAAATCATGGAACTGCAGACGACCGTCTTATAGAGACAGAATCAAATATTTCAGAAAGAACAGAACTGCATATGGGCTATATGGAGCAAGGCATGATGAAGATGCGAAAATTAAACAGTATTGATATGCCTGCTGGCAAGACCGTTGAATTAAAACCCGGAGGATATCATGTTATGTTTATTGGACCGAAGAAACAACTTACAGCAGGAGAAGAAATTCATATTGTATTAAAATCTGAAACGGCAGGGATAATAAAGGTTACGGCGCCGGTTAAAA
- a CDS encoding SCO family protein, which produces SRRGEVQVLFISVDPSRDTPERLKEYVPYFNPSFIGLTGTEVEIDKVIKQYGAMYEKDKPDERGYYSVGHSTSIYLIDREGNFKYLFSFHTPREEMAKVIKQYM; this is translated from the coding sequence AGCAGGAGAGGTGAGGTTCAGGTGCTTTTTATCTCTGTTGACCCTAGCAGGGATACGCCTGAAAGACTAAAAGAATATGTCCCATATTTTAATCCATCATTTATTGGATTAACCGGCACAGAAGTAGAGATAGATAAAGTTATAAAACAGTATGGTGCAATGTATGAGAAGGATAAACCGGACGAGAGAGGATATTATTCGGTGGGACATTCAACCAGCATCTATCTTATAGACAGAGAAGGCAATTTCAAGTATCTGTTCTCATTTCATACACCGAGGGAAGAAATGGCAAAGGTTATAAAGCAGTATATGTAA